A window of the Lolium perenne isolate Kyuss_39 chromosome 7, Kyuss_2.0, whole genome shotgun sequence genome harbors these coding sequences:
- the LOC127315004 gene encoding uncharacterized protein: MPRAAAGVARAFPGHAPMAAAREEDKGGLLNCRKEEDELDASFDSLDVHRPDVGTKASENYNSPPLAKKMVGTGDRSVAGQIMSIMFNIATLALRITQTFINSAYSDARELVFESFSLLDNSVSCPKLLFTAAYHAAHTEGSAVFASVCLLGSCLIVFTIMIHLNRKYKTWARIRIVGMATLMALGVALLRYGMLIPIDHAWHTVAVPSIICSLVWLEVALLIRTQIKEDGGNQHLLRDLLMKLGETPISTYRCVHLIQNPDSPWDAQMILLLLGSGPPMLIGACQIAWLVYKADVISKVVEWLMKMPRFFAREEEHKAARPAREVDEGGRAADQVAGESVEMGSGFPILIRTCQVITFKVAEWLKKIPQVFAWDEEQAVGAATEGNGDGDARDSVVAEDVFVAIGV, from the exons atgccccgcgccgccgccggcgtcgcCAGGGCTTTTCCCGGCCACGCCCccatggcggcggcgagggaggagGACAAAGGAGGG CTTCTTAACTGTAGGAAAGAAGAGGACGAGTTGGACGCCTCATTCGATTCTCTCGACGTACACCGGCCCGACGTGGGGACGAAAGCATCGGAGAACTACAACTCGCCGCCTCTGGCCAAG AAAATGGTGGGAACTGGAGATAGATCTGTCGCCGGTCAGATCATGAGTATCATGTTCAACATCGCCACCCTTGCGCTTCGCATTACCCAGAC gttcatcaattcagCATACAGTGACGCAAGAGAGTTAGTCTTCGAAAGTTTCTCGCTGCTAGACAATTCGGTCAGCTGTCCCAAGCTGTTGTTCACCGCTGCGTATCATGCTGCTCATACCGAGGGGTCTGCGGTGTTTGCGTCCGTGTGTTTGCTGGGGTCATGCCTTATTGTTTTCACTATTATGATTCATCTGAATAGGAAGTACAAAACTTGGGCAAGGATCCGG ATTGTCGGAATGGCGACCTTAATGGCGCTTGGAGTTGCCTTGCTTCGCTATGGGATGCTAATCCCAATAGATCACGCTTGGCACACTGTTGCCGTTCCTTCCATCATCTGTTCCCTAGTGTGGCTTGAGGTTGCTCTGCTCATACGCACCCAG ATAAAAGAGGATGGAGGCAACCAACACTTGCTCCGCGATCTGCTCATGAAATTGGGCGAGACGCCCATCAGCACCTACCGATGTGTCCATCTGATACAAAACCCAGATAGCCCGTGGGATGCACAAATGATACTTCTTCTG TTGGGGAGCGGGCCACCAATGCTCATCGGAGCTTGCCAGATCGCCTGGCTAGTGTACAAGGCAGACGTCATATCTAAGGTAGTCGAAtggcttatgaagatgcctcgatTTTTCGCCAGGGAAGAAGAGCATAAGGCAGCTAGACCTGCCAGGGAGGTCGATGAAGGTGGTCGCGCGGCGGATCAGGTGGCAGGAGAAAGTGTCGAG ATGGGCAGTGGCTTCCCAATTCTGATCAGAACTTGCCAGGTCATCACATTTAAGGTGGCTGAGTGGCTCAAGAAGATCCCTCAAGTTTTTGCCTGGGACGAAGAGCAGGCTGTCGGAGCTGCCACGGAGGGTAATGGAGACGGTGATGCCAGGGATAGTGTGGTGGCAGAAGACGTTTTCGTCGCCATTGGTGTCTGA
- the LOC127311369 gene encoding protein transport protein Sec61 subunit gamma — translation MDAVDSVVDPLREFAKDSVRLVKRCHKPDRKEFTKVAARTAIGFVVMGFVGFFVKLIFIPINNIIVGSG, via the exons ATGGACGCCGTCGACTCCGTGGTGGACCCCCTCCGCGAGTTCGCCAAGGACAGCGTCCGCCTCGTCAAGCGCTGCCACAAGCCCGACCGCAAGG AGTTCACCAAGGTGGCGGCGCGGACGGCGATCGGCTTCGTCGTCATGGGATTCGTCGGCTTCTTCGTCAAGCTCATCTTCATCCCCATCAACAACATCATCGTCGGATCCGGCTAG